One Jeotgalicoccus saudimassiliensis DNA window includes the following coding sequences:
- a CDS encoding TVP38/TMEM64 family protein, producing MSSNKFTDAFSLRSIISLLTLIAFIGLLIWLSFNVNVPEPEVLKEIIQGYGWAGWLIFIVITALIAITPIPVTIPAFVAGSLYGVIAGSLFSFVGVLAGSWIGYWLARFTGQDLTFKILGRHGPTVKEFLGNAGFLTMCTARLMPGLPYWPVNYGAGALGVSQHTFLSATFVASIPGQVSLVALGAFAVNQSIFNGIILITSWITVLVSTIVSYRYWRNTHKRNQ from the coding sequence ATGAGTTCAAATAAATTTACAGACGCGTTTTCTCTGCGTTCAATAATTTCCCTGCTGACTTTAATAGCGTTCATCGGCCTGTTAATCTGGTTGAGTTTTAATGTCAATGTCCCGGAACCCGAGGTCCTGAAAGAGATAATTCAAGGATACGGCTGGGCCGGGTGGCTGATTTTCATCGTTATTACAGCCCTGATTGCGATAACTCCAATTCCTGTCACCATACCAGCGTTCGTCGCAGGGTCACTATACGGCGTCATAGCCGGCAGTCTGTTTTCTTTTGTGGGCGTATTAGCCGGTTCCTGGATCGGATACTGGTTGGCCCGGTTTACCGGTCAGGATCTGACATTCAAAATCCTTGGCCGTCACGGTCCGACTGTTAAAGAGTTTCTCGGGAATGCAGGTTTTCTGACAATGTGTACAGCCAGACTGATGCCGGGTCTGCCATACTGGCCGGTCAATTACGGTGCAGGTGCCCTCGGTGTCAGTCAGCATACCTTTTTATCAGCAACATTTGTTGCTTCTATACCGGGACAGGTATCGCTCGTTGCCCTTGGCGCTTTCGCAGTCAATCAGTCGATCTTTAACGGAATTATACTTATCACTTCCTGGATTACGGTGCTCGTATCCACCATCGTCTCATACCGTTATTGGCGAAACACACATAAGAGAAATCAGTAA